A section of the Saccharopolyspora gregorii genome encodes:
- a CDS encoding alpha/beta hydrolase family protein, whose protein sequence is MQLDDELAASGRPSGWQGEAADAATAEHAKLGERLRELVLEISTVRTTAIATADEIRAVGNELAEAEALAHAHHFAITDDGRVEDLGTPPGIRPDEAADVDADRHDRIRPDLVHRVERILARADDADRELAKVLGDADKDLMDTGEAKTLADAAALGDARGLGETVEPPPPGDPAKNAEWWKSLPAETRSALAAAPPAWLGAMDGIPATVRHTANVNKIDDERAALNAEANRLREQIRQLPKGPGSRNLDGKYQRPLDQIEAKLKSLDEVEKVAAKPDRQLLVLDTSGERTKAAVGVGNVDTAENVSVFTPGLNSTVEGSMSDYDRSTAQLRYDAKHQSMMYGDGGDVAAVSWIGYEAPQLNDSLGENSVAGSSAAERGGEKLADFYRGINASRETDPNLVAIGHSYGSTTTGYALQHAGTGVDAAVTMGSPGVGTDSAADLKIPEGQAYNLKSDGDFVAILPWFDGNPSSIAGVQQLSTEDSTAPDGQRLNESSGHNTGGPDGYLTSGNTSQYNASVIAAGLPERAVRAPD, encoded by the coding sequence GTGCAGCTCGACGACGAGCTCGCCGCCTCTGGGCGACCCAGCGGCTGGCAGGGCGAGGCCGCCGACGCCGCCACCGCCGAGCACGCGAAGCTCGGCGAACGGCTCCGCGAACTCGTGCTGGAGATCTCCACCGTCCGCACCACCGCCATCGCCACCGCGGACGAGATCCGGGCGGTCGGGAACGAGCTGGCCGAGGCCGAAGCGCTCGCGCACGCCCACCACTTCGCGATCACCGACGACGGCCGGGTCGAGGACCTCGGCACCCCGCCCGGCATCCGCCCCGACGAGGCCGCCGACGTCGACGCCGACCGGCACGACCGCATCCGGCCCGACCTCGTCCACCGGGTGGAGCGCATCCTCGCCCGGGCCGACGACGCGGACCGCGAACTCGCGAAGGTCCTCGGCGACGCGGACAAGGACCTGATGGACACCGGAGAGGCGAAGACCCTCGCCGACGCGGCCGCCCTCGGCGACGCCCGCGGCCTCGGCGAGACCGTCGAACCCCCGCCGCCCGGCGACCCGGCGAAGAACGCCGAATGGTGGAAATCCCTGCCCGCCGAGACGAGGTCCGCGCTCGCCGCCGCTCCCCCGGCCTGGCTCGGCGCCATGGACGGCATCCCCGCCACCGTCCGCCACACCGCCAACGTCAACAAGATCGACGACGAGCGGGCGGCGCTCAACGCCGAAGCGAACCGCCTCCGCGAGCAGATCAGGCAGCTGCCCAAGGGCCCGGGCTCCAGGAACCTCGACGGCAAGTACCAGCGTCCCCTCGACCAGATCGAAGCCAAGCTGAAGTCCCTGGACGAGGTCGAGAAGGTCGCGGCGAAACCCGACCGCCAACTGCTCGTCCTCGACACTTCAGGCGAACGGACCAAGGCGGCCGTCGGAGTGGGAAACGTCGATACCGCCGAGAACGTCTCAGTGTTCACACCGGGTCTGAACAGCACGGTCGAGGGCAGCATGAGCGACTACGACCGGAGCACCGCCCAACTCCGTTACGACGCGAAACACCAATCGATGATGTACGGCGACGGCGGAGATGTCGCAGCGGTGTCGTGGATCGGCTACGAAGCACCCCAGCTCAACGACAGCCTCGGCGAGAACTCAGTCGCCGGTTCGAGCGCAGCGGAACGCGGTGGAGAGAAGCTCGCAGACTTCTACCGCGGTATCAACGCATCCCGAGAAACCGACCCTAATCTCGTAGCGATCGGACACTCATACGGCTCTACCACCACCGGGTACGCACTGCAACACGCGGGAACCGGCGTGGACGCCGCCGTGACGATGGGCTCTCCGGGAGTGGGAACGGACTCTGCGGCAGACCTCAAGATTCCGGAAGGCCAAGCTTACAACCTCAAGTCGGACGGAGATTTCGTCGCCATCCTCCCCTGGTTCGACGGCAACCCCTCCTCGATAGCCGGCGTCCAGCAGTTGTCCACAGAGGACTCAACTGCTCCGGACGGGCAACGGCTCAACGAGTCGAGTGGGCACAACACAGGAGGCCCGGACGGCTACTTGACCAGTGGCAATACGAGCCAGTACAACGCAAGCGTTATAGCTGCCGGACTTCCGGAACGAGCTGTACGAGCACCCGACTGA
- a CDS encoding LppA family lipoprotein codes for MTGCGSDEPSEGNMDTQRAELLRRPGIEEITRRYEEMQARTRDELAQQFPWLDWRHVEDGTKAGCTGFDEFSGIAESNTLDMWSAEGNIPDPDWPRAEQIVARITAEYGFTPPETVVSRPADHQIVGSDTYGAGYRFGTAKRTVLSGSTGCHLPQAEKDKFQNPS; via the coding sequence GTGACCGGCTGCGGCAGCGACGAACCCTCAGAAGGAAACATGGATACGCAACGAGCGGAGCTGCTGCGGCGCCCTGGAATCGAAGAAATCACCAGGCGTTACGAGGAGATGCAAGCACGCACCAGGGACGAGCTCGCGCAGCAGTTCCCTTGGCTGGACTGGCGCCACGTCGAAGACGGGACCAAAGCGGGCTGCACCGGGTTCGACGAGTTCTCCGGGATCGCCGAAAGCAACACGCTCGACATGTGGAGCGCGGAAGGCAACATCCCCGACCCCGACTGGCCCCGAGCCGAGCAGATCGTCGCCCGCATCACCGCCGAATACGGCTTCACCCCACCCGAAACCGTCGTCAGCCGCCCCGCCGACCACCAGATCGTCGGCAGCGACACCTACGGCGCCGGCTACCGCTTCGGCACCGCCAAACGCACCGTCCTCTCCGGCAGCACCGGCTGCCACCTCCCCCAAGCGGAGAAGGACAAGTTCCAGAACCCCAGCTGA
- a CDS encoding NAD(P)/FAD-dependent oxidoreductase produces the protein MAGNDQTPRHVVVAGAGAVGLSTAWFLQEHGVRVTVVDRDGVAAGSSWGNAGYLAPAFSIPLPEPSVLRYGLRSLLDRNAPLYVPAKVDPGLWAFLARFAAHCNMGSWRRAMQPFVPMNNECLDAFDALTAGGVEAPTRPAPITAGFEKAEQVADLRREFDLIRESGQDVRVVESSVAEAQVPQLSSHIEAVLRIEGQRYVDPGEFVRSLARSVEQRGGTIRTGFAVQDVRRERGGVVLRSADDAITADTVVLATGAWLSSLAKPLGVRTAVRAGRGYSFTVPTEEPVPGPIYLPAVRVACTPYQGGLRVAGTMEFRSPDAKLYPERIAAIERSAKPLLRGVSWADRKDDWVGGRPVTPDGLPLIGGTAMPDVFVAGGHGMWGLTLGPLTGRLLSEQIVTGKQPDQLRPFNPLR, from the coding sequence ATGGCTGGCAACGACCAGACGCCGCGGCACGTGGTGGTCGCGGGTGCCGGTGCCGTCGGGTTGTCGACGGCGTGGTTCTTGCAGGAGCACGGCGTGCGGGTCACGGTCGTGGACCGGGACGGCGTGGCCGCCGGTTCGTCCTGGGGCAACGCGGGCTACCTGGCGCCGGCGTTCTCCATCCCGCTGCCGGAGCCGAGCGTGCTGCGCTACGGCCTGCGCTCGCTGCTGGACCGCAACGCCCCGCTGTACGTGCCGGCGAAGGTCGACCCGGGCCTGTGGGCGTTCCTGGCGCGCTTCGCGGCGCACTGCAACATGGGGTCGTGGCGGCGTGCGATGCAGCCGTTCGTGCCGATGAACAACGAGTGTCTGGACGCGTTCGACGCGCTCACCGCCGGTGGCGTGGAGGCCCCGACCCGGCCCGCGCCGATCACCGCCGGGTTCGAGAAGGCCGAGCAGGTCGCCGACCTGCGCCGCGAGTTCGACCTGATCCGCGAGTCCGGGCAGGACGTGCGGGTCGTGGAGTCCTCGGTCGCCGAGGCGCAGGTGCCGCAGCTGTCCTCGCACATCGAGGCGGTGCTGCGCATCGAAGGCCAGCGCTACGTGGATCCCGGCGAGTTCGTGCGTTCCCTCGCCCGCTCCGTGGAGCAGCGCGGCGGCACGATCCGCACCGGTTTCGCCGTGCAGGACGTGCGGCGCGAGCGCGGCGGCGTCGTGCTGCGCTCCGCCGACGACGCGATCACCGCCGACACGGTGGTGCTGGCCACCGGTGCCTGGCTGAGCTCGCTGGCGAAGCCGCTCGGCGTGCGGACCGCGGTGCGCGCGGGCCGCGGCTACTCGTTCACCGTGCCCACCGAGGAACCGGTGCCCGGCCCGATCTACCTGCCCGCCGTGCGGGTGGCCTGCACGCCGTACCAGGGCGGGCTGCGGGTCGCCGGAACCATGGAGTTCCGCTCCCCGGACGCCAAGCTCTACCCGGAGCGCATCGCCGCCATCGAACGCTCGGCGAAACCGCTGCTGCGCGGCGTGTCCTGGGCGGACCGCAAGGACGACTGGGTCGGCGGGCGCCCCGTCACGCCGGACGGGCTGCCGCTGATCGGCGGGACCGCGATGCCCGACGTGTTCGTCGCCGGTGGGCACGGCATGTGGGGGCTCACCCTCGGTCCGCTGACCGGGCGGCTGCTGTCCGAGCAGATCGTCACCGGCAAGCAGCCCGACCAGCTGCGGCCGTTCAACCCGCTGCGCTGA
- a CDS encoding PucR family transcriptional regulator — protein MVKLDRLINVLGGYGARLECAPRGRDVELRGVALHDSAGTDEVLLAVGVEPGAIGELLRTTMAAVVLLREIAGPELAVARERGVAVVLVDGDVLWGQLAAVVYGLVLEGRETEAGRGPTDLFALADALAASVGGPVTIEDRHSGVLAYSSRQESADRARLATILGRRVPAEIRAELAARGVYAHLASSDEPFFAEPMPEFHGRALVAVRAGRELLGSIWVEVPEPLSPERAAALREGARTASLHLLRARASADLERQVESDLVIGLLEGQADAPAVLSRLGLRGTGFQVVAVQAEDAQDAAVLIAFERATSGFGWARPGRSALFANTVYTVLPEAEPGERWFRRLLREMPAEVRLRAGVGGAAEPLELPVSRREADESLAVVGSREIVGYDDAWHEILLRRLRNAASGGRLPARGPVRQLHRHDAEHGTRYAATLREWLRCQGDPGAAARRLGVHANTVRYRMRKMTEVAPIDVTDPDQRLALIVALLIE, from the coding sequence ATGGTGAAGCTGGACCGGTTGATCAACGTGCTCGGCGGCTACGGGGCGCGGCTGGAGTGCGCGCCGCGCGGGCGGGACGTGGAGCTGCGCGGGGTGGCGCTGCACGATTCGGCGGGCACCGACGAGGTGCTGCTGGCCGTCGGCGTCGAACCGGGCGCGATCGGCGAGCTGCTGCGCACCACGATGGCCGCGGTGGTGCTGCTGCGCGAGATCGCAGGCCCCGAGCTGGCGGTGGCCCGCGAGCGGGGCGTCGCGGTGGTGCTGGTCGACGGCGACGTGCTGTGGGGGCAGTTGGCGGCCGTCGTCTACGGACTGGTGCTGGAGGGCCGCGAAACGGAGGCGGGCCGCGGCCCGACGGACCTGTTCGCGCTGGCCGATGCGCTGGCGGCGTCGGTGGGCGGCCCGGTGACCATCGAGGACCGGCATTCGGGGGTGCTGGCGTATTCGAGCAGGCAGGAATCGGCGGACCGGGCGCGGCTGGCGACGATCCTGGGCAGGCGGGTGCCCGCGGAGATCCGCGCCGAGCTGGCCGCGCGCGGCGTGTACGCGCACCTGGCCTCGTCGGACGAGCCGTTCTTCGCCGAACCGATGCCGGAGTTCCACGGCCGCGCCCTGGTGGCGGTCCGCGCGGGGCGGGAACTGCTCGGGTCGATCTGGGTGGAGGTGCCGGAGCCGCTGAGCCCGGAGCGGGCCGCGGCGCTGCGCGAAGGGGCCCGCACCGCCTCGCTGCACCTGCTGCGGGCGCGCGCCAGCGCCGACCTGGAGCGGCAGGTCGAATCGGACCTGGTGATCGGACTGCTGGAGGGCCAGGCGGACGCACCCGCGGTGCTGAGCAGGCTCGGGTTGCGCGGCACGGGTTTCCAGGTGGTGGCGGTGCAGGCCGAGGACGCCCAGGACGCGGCGGTGCTCATCGCGTTCGAACGCGCCACGTCCGGCTTCGGCTGGGCGCGGCCGGGGCGCAGCGCGCTGTTCGCGAACACCGTCTACACGGTGTTGCCCGAGGCGGAACCGGGGGAGCGGTGGTTCCGGCGGCTGCTGCGGGAGATGCCCGCGGAGGTGCGGCTGCGCGCCGGGGTCGGTGGTGCCGCGGAACCCCTGGAGCTGCCGGTGAGCAGGCGGGAAGCGGACGAAAGCCTCGCCGTCGTCGGTTCCCGCGAGATCGTCGGCTACGACGACGCCTGGCACGAGATCCTGCTGCGCAGGCTCCGCAACGCGGCCTCCGGTGGCCGGTTGCCCGCACGCGGCCCGGTGCGGCAGCTGCACCGCCACGACGCCGAGCACGGCACCCGGTACGCGGCGACGTTGCGGGAGTGGCTGCGCTGCCAGGGCGATCCGGGGGCGGCGGCGCGGCGGCTCGGCGTGCACGCGAACACGGTGCGCTACCGGATGCGGAAGATGACCGAGGTGGCACCGATCGACGTGACCGACCCGGACCAGCGGCTCGCGCTGATCGTCGCGCTGCTCATCGAATAG